The sequence below is a genomic window from Rhodococcus sp. 4CII.
CGGCACGCCCGTGGTGCGGCCGCGAACGGTGAGCGCCTGCATCGGCAGTGGAACACCCACCCGATGCAGGCCGACGATCACCCTGTTGACGTAGGCGAGGTACCACGGCGGCATCACTCGGTCGGTCCGGCGCACCATGGTCTCGACTATAGGTCTGTGGGGGCGGCGGCGGGCTCCTCGCTGTCGCGCCACCAGCAGAACACGAACAGGGCCAGCGACGCGACGAGGGTGGACACCACCCACACCGTGAGGGCGATGTCGACCCACGATCCGATCGGCGGGCTGCCCGGGAGGATGCCGCGCAGCGGCACGACCGCGAACAGCATCGCGGCCATCCAGCCGAGCATGTCCGTGTCGACGGCCCGTTTGCGCCGGAACGTCTGCAGTGCCACGAACGCGGCGAGCACCGCGAGGGTCGCCATCATCAGCAGAAGAATCCCGGCATAGATGAGGTTTCCGCCGGTGCGGGCGAACGTCACGTCGGCACCGGTGCCGATGCGGGAGACGTCGGTGTCGACCGCGACAGGCTCGGCGCGCGTCTTCCACCCGTCGACCCGGCCGTCCAGCAGCAGCCCCGTCGGCACCAGTTCCCGGTCTGCGCCGAGACCCTCGTACGCCTCGACCACCATCGGGTTCACGTCGAACCGGTCGAACGGCCAGATGGCCGCGTTGCCGTCCGTGACGAATTCGGTGTCGAACGTGGTGGGTGTGGTGCCCGCGTGGAACACGATTTCCTCGTGGCTCGTGGTGGGGACGAGCAGGACCGTGATGTCGCGGTTCAGGGTGTCGCCGTTGGCGTGCAGGAAATCGGCCCCGGCGGAGATCGTCACCTCCGCCTGCAGTCGATCCGTCGTCGGCTGCAGGGACTTCGTCGTCACGAGCACGATCACCTCGTCGTCGCCGCCCACGAACGGTCCGCCTTCGATGTTCTCCCGGCTGCTCAACCCGTAGACGGTGAGCGACGCCGCATAGATCAGCGCCAGCAGAACCGCCGGCGCGACCCACACGAGCCGGCTGCGCGCGGAGACCGAGGACGCTGCCACCGTCGCAACATACCGCCGTCCGCCGCCGGTGGATCGGGTTTCGCCGGTGAGTGTGCGGGTGCGCCGGCGTCGCCCGTCGACGCCGGATTCACCGCCCGTAGTCAGCTGCAGCGGCGGGACCGCGACCATCCGTCGAGGACGAAGCCGAGTCCCATCCCGAGCATCCACGTGTCCTTCGCGACGGCGATGCCGTTTTCGTTGGGCCAGATGCTTCCGGGGTTCCGCAGGGCGGGGGTCCTGAGGTACATCGTCACGAGTCCGCCGGAGAACGCGGCGAGGGCGGCGCCGGCCACGGCGGTCGGCACGATCGGGGTGAGCAGCGCTGCGCCGACGCCGATCTCGGCGGCAGACAGCAGGGCGACGAATCGGTCCGGCGGAATCGCGCCGAGGAACGGGAACGCCCCTGCGGCCATGCCGTGAACGGCCGCCGCGGTCTGTTCGTCCGCGGACCTCTTCTGTATCCCCGAGTGGAGGATGAAGGCCCCGGTCGCGATGCGACCGGGTAGGTCGCCGAGTGCGGGTAGTTGCATGGTGGTCTCCTGTCGTCCGGCGCGAGCCGGTGGTCGGTCTGCACGTCCCAGCCTCCCACTCGCTCGACGGGCGGGAGCGGTTTCGGCGGAGCCCGGCGCGGTGTGGTGGGACGGGTCTGTAGGGCGGGTGCTGTGGGGACGCTGAGAGTGCATGGCCCGTCGCGTGCCGGTCTGTTGTACTGAGGTCTCGCGGCAGAAGGAGGAGACGCTGGTGCGGGTTCTTCTGGTCGAGGACGAAACCCGTCTCGCCGAGACGGTGCGCCGTGGATTGACGGCGGAGGGGTTCGTCGTCGATGTCGAACACGACGGGCTGGCCGGTTTCGAGGCGGCGCTCGCCGGGGACTTCGACGTGGTCGTCCTCGACATCATGTTGCCCGGCAAGCACGGATACGACATCGTGCGGGACCTGCGGCGCCGTGAGGTGTGGACCCCGGTGCTGATGTTGTCGGCGAAGGACGGTGAATACGACCTGGCCGACGCATTCGATCTCGGTGCCGACGACTATCTGGTCAAGCCGTTCTCGTTCGTGGTGCTGGTGGCCCGGTTGCGGGCGCTCGTCCGGCGCGGCGCGCCGCGGCGGCCCGCCGTCCTCACCGCGGGCATCCTGGAACTGGACCCGGCCCGGCACCGCGTCACCCGAGACGGCACCGCGCTCACGCTGACGCCCCGCGAGTACAGCGTCCTGGAGTTCCTGATGCGGAACGCCGGATCGGTGGTCACCAAACAGGAGATTCTGCAATCGGTGTGGGACACCCATTACGAGGGCGACGACAACATCGTCGAGGTGTACGTCGGCTATCTGCGTCGCAAGGTCGATGCGCCGTTCGGCACGAACAGCATCGACACCGTTCGCGGCGTCGGCTACCGGCTGAGGTCCGGCGACGACTGAGCGGCGCCCCCAGTGGGAGGGTGATCACGGAGTCCGGCACCGGCACGCGCTCGTCGAGTCGTTCGGTGGAGATGGCGGCCACCCGCACCCGGATCCGTTCGACGGGCAGAGGTGCCGCGCCGACGACGGCGGTCACGGTTCCGGACGGGGAGGACGCGCCGCGTTCGTCGATCCAGTGGTCGCG
It includes:
- a CDS encoding response regulator transcription factor — encoded protein: MRVLLVEDETRLAETVRRGLTAEGFVVDVEHDGLAGFEAALAGDFDVVVLDIMLPGKHGYDIVRDLRRREVWTPVLMLSAKDGEYDLADAFDLGADDYLVKPFSFVVLVARLRALVRRGAPRRPAVLTAGILELDPARHRVTRDGTALTLTPREYSVLEFLMRNAGSVVTKQEILQSVWDTHYEGDDNIVEVYVGYLRRKVDAPFGTNSIDTVRGVGYRLRSGDD
- a CDS encoding DUF4436 family protein, translated to MAASSVSARSRLVWVAPAVLLALIYAASLTVYGLSSRENIEGGPFVGGDDEVIVLVTTKSLQPTTDRLQAEVTISAGADFLHANGDTLNRDITVLLVPTTSHEEIVFHAGTTPTTFDTEFVTDGNAAIWPFDRFDVNPMVVEAYEGLGADRELVPTGLLLDGRVDGWKTRAEPVAVDTDVSRIGTGADVTFARTGGNLIYAGILLLMMATLAVLAAFVALQTFRRKRAVDTDMLGWMAAMLFAVVPLRGILPGSPPIGSWVDIALTVWVVSTLVASLALFVFCWWRDSEEPAAAPTDL